The Cetobacterium somerae sequence TTATAGAGATGTTAAGAGTAATAAAAGAAAATAATTTGGATCATCCAGAAATAGTTGTAGTTTTTTCTATGGGAGAGGAGATAGGATTATTAGGATCAAAAGCTTTTGATATCGACAGTTATAATGTAGATTTTGGTTTTATATTAGATTCAAGTGGAAAACCTGGAAAAATAATTACAAAGGCTCCATCAGCAGCTAGAGGAAAAATAACAATTGTTGGGAAACCAGCACATGCAGGTATTTCACCAGAAAGTGGAATAAACGCATTAACAGTTGCAGCACATGCAATAACTAAAATAAAATTAGGGAGAGTTGATACTGAAACAACTTCAAATATAGGAGTTGTAAGTGGAGGACAAGCAACAAATATTGTTATGCCATCAGTTGAATTAGAATATGAGGCTAGAAGTTTATCAAATGAAAAATTACAATCTTTATTAGATGAAACATTTAATATATTTCAAAAAGTTTGTGATGATTTTGGAGCAAAATTAGAAAATGATGTTAAAGTTGAGTATCCTGGATTTGCACTTGAAGATTGTGAAGAAGTTGTAGAAATCGTAAAAAGAGCTTGTGAAAAAGCTGGAATAAAAAGTGAAACAGCATCTTCAGGTGGAGGTAGCGACACAAATATTTACAATAGTAAAGGCGTTCCGAGTGTAAATTTAGCTGTGGGTATGACAAAGGTTCATACTTTAGAGGAGTATATCGAGATAAAAGATTTGGTAGATCTATCAAAAATATTAGTTGAAATTATAAAAGGATAAAAATGAAAATAGGAAAGAAAAAAAGTAAAGTATTAAACATTATATATGTTTTTATAATTTTAATGGTTGTAGTTTTCTTTGCTAAAGACGTATTTATGTATACAATGACAGAGATTGAAGAGCTTTTTTTACCTCTTCAATCTCGTATATATTTTTTAGGTAAAAAAGCTAAAGAGAGCACAGAGAGTGTTATAAATTATAAAGAGTTATTAAGTGAAAATAGTAAATTAAAACATACCTTAGCTGAAAAGTCTTTAATTGAAGAGAAAAATCAAAGATTATTGGAAGAGAATGATAGGTTAAGAGAACTACTTGATATGAAAGATCGTTTTAAATTTAAGTTTAAAGTTGGAAAAATAAGTTTTCAACAAACAAGGGAAATGTATGAAAGTTTTGCTATAAATATTGGTGAGGTAGATGGAATACAAAAGAATATGCCTGTGTTGTTTAATGAGTCTTTAATTGGAAAAGTAGAAAAAGTATTTAAAAATTATTCTGTTGTTCAAATGATAACTTTTCAAGATTCAATTGTTAGTGCAAATGCTGTAAACGATACGGTTGGAATAATAAAGGGAAATAGAAGTGATGAACTTATTTTTGAGCCAGTATCATTTCATGAAGCACAGTTAGCTGTAGGTGATAAAGTATATACTTCAGGTATTAGTGATATTTATCCAAAAGGATTATATATAGGTGAAATTTGTGAAATAAAGAAAAAATATGAAAATAATTTGGAGTATTTAGTTAAGTTGCCGTTTAACATAACAGATATGAATGAAATAATAGTTCTTACAGAGGTGGATAGATGATAAAAAAAATAGCTATGTTTTTATTAGTAGGAACATCAATTTTTGCATCACCAAATAGAATTTCTGATATAAAGGATATATATTCTACAGTAAAAGAAACAATATACTTAAATGGAGATAAAAAAGTAAAGGAATATAAAATTGAATATATTTCACCAGATTATTTAAGAAAAGAAGT is a genomic window containing:
- a CDS encoding M20/M25/M40 family metallo-hydrolase, whose protein sequence is MIREARLVENFLDMVKISSPSKNERAMGDYLLKVLKELGLEVSEDNAGEVNGGNCGNIIGILKATGKKRFLFSAHMDTVVPCEKVVPVIEDGIIKSDGTSILGGDDKGGIAAIIEMLRVIKENNLDHPEIVVVFSMGEEIGLLGSKAFDIDSYNVDFGFILDSSGKPGKIITKAPSAARGKITIVGKPAHAGISPESGINALTVAAHAITKIKLGRVDTETTSNIGVVSGGQATNIVMPSVELEYEARSLSNEKLQSLLDETFNIFQKVCDDFGAKLENDVKVEYPGFALEDCEEVVEIVKRACEKAGIKSETASSGGGSDTNIYNSKGVPSVNLAVGMTKVHTLEEYIEIKDLVDLSKILVEIIKG
- the mreC gene encoding rod shape-determining protein MreC, with the translated sequence MKIGKKKSKVLNIIYVFIILMVVVFFAKDVFMYTMTEIEELFLPLQSRIYFLGKKAKESTESVINYKELLSENSKLKHTLAEKSLIEEKNQRLLEENDRLRELLDMKDRFKFKFKVGKISFQQTREMYESFAINIGEVDGIQKNMPVLFNESLIGKVEKVFKNYSVVQMITFQDSIVSANAVNDTVGIIKGNRSDELIFEPVSFHEAQLAVGDKVYTSGISDIYPKGLYIGEICEIKKKYENNLEYLVKLPFNITDMNEIIVLTEVDR